Proteins from a genomic interval of Flammeovirgaceae bacterium SG7u.111:
- the floA gene encoding flotillin-like protein FloA (flotillin-like protein involved in membrane lipid rafts) — MDLTLVLLWSAGIIIAIFFFLYVIPVKLWVTAIVSGVHVGLVPLAFMRLRNVPPRLIVESLITSTKAGLQLTTADLETHYLAGGHVPSVIKALISADKANIELSFKQAAAIDLAGRDVFEAVQISVNPQVINTPVVSAVAQDGIQLKAQARVTVRANIAQLVGGAGEGTILARVGEGIVTSIGSSRSHKDVLENPDKISKLVLEKGLDSGTAFEILSIDIADIDVGSNIGATLQIDQANADLKVAEAKAEERRAMAVAVEQEMKAKAQSAKAKVIEAEAQIPMAMADAFRSGNLGIMDYYKMQNIKADTDMRASVADTGDTPKKKKSSDDDSSK, encoded by the coding sequence ATGGATTTAACTCTTGTTCTGCTTTGGTCAGCCGGGATAATCATCGCAATATTCTTTTTCCTTTACGTGATTCCAGTGAAACTTTGGGTAACGGCCATAGTTTCAGGAGTTCATGTCGGATTGGTTCCTTTGGCTTTTATGCGTTTGAGGAATGTGCCTCCAAGGTTAATTGTCGAATCGCTGATTACTTCTACCAAGGCGGGTCTTCAATTGACCACCGCTGATTTGGAAACGCATTATTTGGCAGGTGGGCATGTGCCTTCGGTTATCAAAGCATTGATTTCTGCCGATAAGGCTAATATTGAGCTTTCATTTAAACAAGCAGCTGCTATCGATTTGGCGGGTAGAGATGTATTTGAAGCAGTTCAGATTTCTGTGAACCCGCAAGTAATCAATACGCCTGTCGTTTCTGCTGTGGCGCAAGACGGTATCCAACTGAAAGCCCAAGCAAGGGTGACCGTAAGAGCTAATATTGCCCAGTTGGTTGGTGGCGCTGGTGAAGGAACTATCTTGGCAAGAGTAGGAGAAGGAATTGTAACTTCCATTGGTTCTTCTAGGTCGCACAAAGATGTGTTGGAAAACCCTGATAAAATTTCCAAACTCGTATTGGAAAAAGGCTTGGATTCGGGAACAGCATTTGAAATTTTGTCTATTGATATTGCCGATATAGATGTTGGATCGAATATAGGCGCGACGCTCCAAATAGATCAGGCAAATGCCGATTTGAAAGTGGCCGAAGCCAAAGCTGAAGAGCGTAGAGCAATGGCGGTTGCAGTTGAGCAGGAAATGAAAGCGAAGGCGCAGTCGGCTAAGGCTAAGGTGATAGAAGCAGAAGCGCAAATACCAATGGCGATGGCGGATGCGTTCCGAAGTGGAAACTTGGGTATTATGGACTATTACAAAATGCAAAACATAAAAGCAGATACCGATATGAGGGCTTCCGTTGCTGATACCGGAGATACACCTAAGAAGAAGAAAAGTTCAGATGATGATTCATCTAAATAG
- the ispG gene encoding (E)-4-hydroxy-3-methylbut-2-enyl-diphosphate synthase, whose product MESSKVIHPYKYCNSLTSYQRRETIEVKIGDIALGGNNPIRVQSMTTVDTMDTLGSVEQTIRMVEAGCEYVRITAPSIKEAENLANIKKELRARGYNVPLIADIHFTPNAAELAARIVEKVRVNPGNYADKKKFQVIEYDDASYQTEIDRIREKFTPLVNICKEHGTAMRIGTNHGSLSDRILSRYGDTPIGMVESALEFLRICEDLNYHDIVLSMKASNTQVMVQAYRLLVQKMDEEGLKPYPLHLGVTEAGDGEDGRIKSAVGIGTLLEDGLGDTVRVSLTEEPEFEAPVAAALINRYTQRAELSKPIPSLEDSPKNPFSYAKRESAEVLSVGGGNVPRVIADWSKVSETEMKDLKNVGHHYLSELDKWAMGEQGGDFIYTGKTPLPFMPPNGLKQIIDHAGWLELDDKDNSFPLLSKEELINEAPLHHQLNFITLSLSDFDPKLTQLLEWRDNLVILLSTENEHAMPELRKVFFDLMDKKLKTPVIAQRDFVPMSDDKLQLFAATDVGGLLIDGFGDGIMLGTSKLETLAKEELLKKITSLNSLSFGILQAARTRMTKTEYISCPSCGRTLFDLQETTAMIRKRTDHLKGVKIGIMGCIVNGPGEMADADYGYVGSGKGKITLYKGQEVVKRSVPSENAVDELINIIAEGGDWVEP is encoded by the coding sequence ATGGAATCATCAAAGGTTATCCACCCTTATAAATATTGCAACAGTCTGACATCCTACCAGCGTAGGGAAACCATAGAGGTGAAAATTGGGGACATCGCCCTTGGCGGAAATAATCCTATCCGAGTTCAGTCGATGACTACCGTCGATACCATGGACACCCTCGGCAGCGTAGAACAGACCATCCGCATGGTGGAAGCTGGTTGCGAATATGTGCGGATCACCGCCCCAAGCATAAAAGAGGCGGAAAACCTCGCCAATATCAAAAAAGAACTCCGGGCTAGGGGCTACAATGTCCCTCTCATAGCCGATATTCATTTCACCCCCAATGCAGCCGAACTTGCTGCCCGAATAGTGGAAAAAGTGCGGGTAAACCCAGGCAACTATGCCGATAAAAAGAAATTCCAAGTAATAGAATACGACGATGCTTCGTACCAGACCGAGATTGATCGGATCAGGGAAAAATTCACCCCACTGGTAAACATTTGCAAGGAACATGGAACAGCGATGCGGATTGGCACCAACCACGGCTCTCTTTCCGATCGAATTTTGAGCCGCTATGGCGATACGCCCATCGGAATGGTGGAATCTGCCTTGGAATTCCTCCGCATTTGCGAAGACTTGAACTACCACGACATCGTACTTTCCATGAAAGCCAGCAACACACAGGTGATGGTACAGGCTTACAGGCTTTTGGTACAAAAGATGGACGAAGAAGGATTGAAGCCTTATCCGCTCCACTTGGGTGTAACCGAAGCTGGCGATGGCGAAGATGGTAGAATAAAATCTGCGGTGGGCATAGGCACATTGCTGGAAGACGGCCTGGGCGACACCGTTCGCGTTTCCCTTACTGAAGAACCAGAATTTGAAGCGCCCGTAGCCGCTGCGCTTATCAACCGCTACACCCAAAGAGCCGAGCTTTCCAAACCAATTCCAAGCTTAGAAGACAGCCCTAAAAACCCTTTTTCTTATGCTAAAAGAGAAAGTGCAGAAGTACTTTCGGTAGGCGGGGGAAATGTGCCCAGAGTTATAGCCGACTGGAGCAAGGTTAGCGAAACGGAAATGAAAGACCTGAAAAACGTAGGTCACCATTACCTGTCCGAACTGGATAAATGGGCAATGGGCGAGCAAGGTGGTGATTTTATCTATACAGGAAAAACACCGTTGCCTTTTATGCCACCTAACGGTCTCAAGCAAATTATTGATCATGCTGGCTGGCTGGAGTTGGATGACAAAGACAATAGTTTTCCATTACTAAGCAAGGAAGAATTAATCAACGAAGCGCCTCTACACCATCAGCTGAACTTTATCACTTTGAGCCTTTCAGATTTTGATCCGAAGCTTACGCAGTTACTTGAATGGCGAGATAATTTGGTGATTTTGCTTTCTACCGAAAACGAACATGCCATGCCTGAGCTGCGCAAGGTATTTTTCGATTTGATGGATAAGAAACTAAAAACTCCAGTAATTGCCCAACGAGATTTTGTTCCGATGAGTGATGATAAATTGCAGCTTTTTGCCGCTACGGATGTAGGTGGATTGCTCATAGATGGTTTTGGCGATGGAATCATGCTCGGTACTTCCAAGCTTGAAACTTTAGCCAAAGAAGAGCTCCTTAAAAAAATCACTTCGCTCAATAGTCTTTCCTTTGGCATTTTGCAGGCTGCCCGTACCCGCATGACCAAAACGGAATATATTTCCTGCCCTTCTTGTGGAAGAACCCTGTTCGACCTGCAAGAAACCACAGCAATGATCCGCAAGCGTACCGACCACCTCAAAGGGGTAAAAATTGGGATAATGGGCTGCATAGTGAACGGACCTGGGGAAATGGCCGATGCCGATTATGGCTACGTAGGCTCTGGAAAGGGAAAAATCACCCTCTACAAAGGTCAGGAAGTGGTGAAGCGTTCTGTCCCTTCGGAAAATGCCGTGGACGAACTTATCAACATCATAGCCGAAGGCGGCGATTGGG